A part of Sulfurifustis variabilis genomic DNA contains:
- a CDS encoding outer membrane beta-barrel protein, whose translation MTNTGFTTCIPLARNGAAILLAAGMLLAPAAQADWYFGAKTGPMMIDVGGFDDPTNVGVLVGHEWGVVAGDIGVEAELTRTLDDGEFAGQDVKVDTQGLYAAFRTAGPVYLIGKAGVVRNEVEVGSSSGSDTGTALGAGVGFSIGIAQFELEYTRIDDDIDFLSLGLRF comes from the coding sequence GTGACGAACACCGGATTCACGACCTGCATCCCCCTGGCGCGGAACGGCGCCGCCATCCTGCTCGCCGCCGGCATGCTGCTCGCGCCCGCCGCCCAGGCCGACTGGTACTTCGGCGCCAAGACCGGGCCCATGATGATCGACGTCGGCGGCTTCGACGACCCGACCAACGTCGGCGTGCTGGTGGGTCACGAGTGGGGCGTGGTCGCGGGGGACATCGGCGTCGAGGCCGAACTGACCCGGACGCTGGACGACGGCGAGTTCGCCGGGCAGGACGTGAAGGTCGACACGCAGGGGCTCTATGCCGCGTTCCGCACGGCGGGGCCCGTCTACCTGATCGGAAAGGCCGGCGTGGTGCGGAACGAGGTCGAGGTCGGCTCGTCCTCCGGGTCGGATACCGGCACCGCCTTGGGCGCGGGCGTGGGCTTCAGCATCGGTATCGCGCAGTTCGAGCTCGAGTACACCCGGATCGACGACGACATCGACTTCCTGAGTCTGGGCCTGCGCTTCTAG
- a CDS encoding DMT family transporter yields the protein MNPALAALLAALLFGLSTPFAKRLLGEVEPLLLAGVLYLGSGLGLWAWRLASRRLSTGESERRPGFTRDELPWLIGAIAVGGVLAPVLLLYGLRATPAATASLLLNLEGVFTALLAAAFFGEHLGRRIALGLACIVAGGVLLSYTPGTPFRISPGALGVAGACLAWALDNNLTRRIATADAVRLAAIKGLAAGTVNTVLALIVGAALPAPPAVLGGLVVGALGYGASLALFVLALRGLGAARTSGYFSTAPFVGAAVAVAWLDEPAGVRFLLAGSFMALGVWLHLSERHAHLHHHEPLVHDHAHRHDDGHHEHAHDFPWDGRTPHAHPHRHEPITHSHPHYPDAHHRHRH from the coding sequence ATGAACCCCGCGCTCGCCGCCCTGCTCGCGGCGTTGCTTTTCGGCCTCAGTACGCCCTTCGCGAAGCGGCTTCTCGGCGAGGTCGAGCCGCTCCTGCTTGCCGGCGTGCTGTACCTCGGCTCCGGACTCGGGCTCTGGGCGTGGCGGCTCGCCTCGCGCCGGCTGTCGACGGGGGAAAGCGAGCGTCGACCGGGCTTCACGCGCGACGAGCTGCCCTGGCTGATCGGCGCGATCGCCGTGGGCGGCGTCCTCGCACCCGTGCTCCTGCTGTACGGCCTGCGGGCGACGCCGGCCGCGACGGCCTCGCTGCTGCTGAACCTCGAAGGCGTCTTCACGGCGCTGCTCGCCGCGGCGTTCTTCGGCGAGCACCTCGGCCGCCGCATCGCGCTCGGCCTCGCGTGCATCGTGGCCGGCGGCGTACTCCTCAGCTACACGCCCGGGACGCCGTTCCGCATCTCGCCGGGCGCGCTCGGCGTCGCCGGTGCCTGCCTGGCGTGGGCGCTCGACAACAATCTCACCCGCCGGATTGCGACCGCCGATGCGGTACGGCTGGCGGCGATCAAGGGCCTCGCGGCGGGAACCGTGAACACCGTGCTCGCCCTGATCGTGGGCGCGGCGCTGCCGGCCCCGCCGGCGGTGCTCGGCGGGCTGGTCGTCGGCGCGCTCGGCTACGGTGCGAGCCTCGCGCTGTTCGTCCTCGCGCTCCGGGGCCTGGGGGCCGCGCGCACGTCCGGTTACTTCTCGACCGCGCCCTTCGTCGGCGCCGCGGTCGCCGTCGCGTGGCTCGACGAGCCGGCCGGCGTCCGGTTCCTGCTCGCGGGCAGTTTCATGGCGCTGGGCGTATGGCTGCACCTGAGCGAGCGTCACGCGCACCTCCACCATCACGAGCCGCTCGTTCACGACCATGCGCACCGTCACGACGACGGGCACCACGAGCACGCGCACGATTTCCCCTGGGACGGCCGCACCCCCCACGCCCACCCGCACCGGCACGAGCCGATCACGCATTCGCACCCGCACTACCCGGACGCGCACCACCGTCACCGGCACTGA
- a CDS encoding NAD(P)/FAD-dependent oxidoreductase translates to MRILIVGGGTGGTIVANNLARRLAGEVRAGKVRLTLISDTDRHMYQPGLLYVAFGQMTPDQLYRDEASLLDPSIDFHVDPVTDFHLGRNQVRTRSGKTHEYDLLVIATGARIVPEEVPGMSEGAETFYTEEGAVRLHKRLMEFKGGTVAMVVSIPHKCPVAPVEAIFMLHDFFKARGIRDKVKLQYKYPVNHVHATANVARWAKPEFDKAGIEYETLFNVKEVDPVNKVVYSEEGTECKYDLLIAIPPHRGMEMVERNDLAQGGWIPTDRFKLTMTGHDNVYVIGDATNIPVSKTGSAAHFEAEVVAENIASMIKTGTPVREYDGRVYCFIEAGYDRATYNAFDYVNLPELKPPSKAIHWFKVAYNKMYWTTVRGLL, encoded by the coding sequence ATGAGAATCCTAATCGTTGGCGGCGGCACGGGCGGCACCATTGTGGCGAACAACCTCGCGCGCCGGCTGGCCGGCGAGGTCCGTGCCGGCAAGGTCCGGCTCACGTTGATCTCGGACACCGACCGGCACATGTACCAGCCGGGCCTCCTGTACGTCGCGTTCGGCCAGATGACGCCGGATCAGCTCTATCGCGACGAGGCGAGCCTGCTCGACCCGAGCATCGATTTCCATGTCGACCCGGTCACCGATTTCCACCTCGGCCGGAACCAGGTCAGGACGCGGAGCGGCAAGACCCACGAGTACGACCTGCTCGTCATCGCCACCGGCGCGCGCATCGTGCCGGAGGAAGTGCCGGGCATGAGCGAAGGGGCGGAGACCTTCTACACGGAAGAGGGCGCCGTCCGCCTGCACAAGCGCCTGATGGAGTTCAAGGGCGGCACGGTGGCCATGGTCGTATCGATACCGCACAAGTGCCCCGTGGCGCCGGTCGAGGCGATCTTCATGCTCCACGACTTCTTCAAGGCGCGCGGCATCCGCGACAAGGTGAAGCTGCAATACAAGTATCCCGTCAACCACGTCCATGCCACGGCGAACGTCGCCCGCTGGGCCAAGCCGGAGTTCGACAAGGCCGGCATCGAGTACGAGACCCTGTTCAACGTGAAAGAGGTCGATCCGGTCAACAAGGTCGTCTACAGCGAAGAGGGCACCGAGTGCAAGTACGATCTGCTGATCGCGATCCCGCCGCATCGCGGGATGGAAATGGTCGAGCGCAACGACCTCGCGCAGGGCGGCTGGATCCCGACCGACCGCTTCAAGCTGACCATGACCGGTCATGACAACGTGTATGTGATCGGCGACGCCACCAACATACCGGTCAGCAAGACCGGGTCGGCGGCGCATTTCGAGGCGGAAGTGGTGGCCGAGAACATCGCCTCCATGATCAAGACCGGCACGCCGGTTCGGGAGTACGACGGCCGCGTGTACTGCTTCATCGAAGCGGGCTACGACCGCGCCACCTACAACGCCTTCGACTACGTCAATCTGCCCGAACTGAAGCCGCCGTCCAAAGCGATCCACTGGTTCAAGGTGGCATACAACAAGATGTACTGGACCACGGTGCGTGGACTGCTTTGA
- a CDS encoding CbtA family protein, with translation MLFRRIIFAALLVGGLSGLLLSAVQRWQVIPIINAAEQFENARIPQAARAASEEAPAHSHGDHSHAAHEHEAGAWEPAEGVERIGFTVLANVLAAFGFALMMMAAMAMVVRQQALAPRRTAPRLDWRYGLLWGVAGYMVFFLAPSLGHPPEIPGSVAAPLGARQLWWMLAAGCTAAGLAVTVFGRSPWRWGGLALLALPHVIGVPESGMSPFVGFPADVAADMNRLARQFVWATALANAAFWLALGGLSGWAIQRFVAKSVV, from the coding sequence ATGTTGTTCCGTCGAATCATCTTTGCCGCGCTGCTGGTGGGCGGCCTGTCGGGACTGCTCCTGAGCGCCGTCCAGCGGTGGCAGGTCATCCCCATCATCAACGCGGCCGAGCAGTTCGAGAACGCACGGATACCGCAGGCGGCCCGTGCGGCGAGCGAGGAGGCGCCCGCGCATTCGCACGGCGATCATTCGCATGCCGCTCACGAGCACGAAGCGGGCGCCTGGGAGCCGGCGGAGGGTGTGGAACGGATCGGCTTCACGGTGCTCGCCAACGTGCTCGCCGCGTTCGGTTTCGCGCTCATGATGATGGCCGCGATGGCCATGGTCGTCCGGCAGCAAGCCCTTGCTCCGCGTCGGACGGCGCCCAGGCTGGACTGGCGTTACGGCCTGTTGTGGGGAGTTGCCGGCTACATGGTGTTCTTCCTGGCCCCGTCGCTGGGTCATCCGCCCGAGATCCCGGGGTCGGTTGCCGCGCCCCTCGGTGCCCGGCAGCTCTGGTGGATGCTTGCCGCCGGATGCACGGCGGCCGGTCTGGCCGTGACGGTGTTCGGAAGGTCGCCGTGGCGCTGGGGCGGGCTCGCGCTCCTCGCGTTGCCTCATGTCATCGGCGTCCCTGAAAGCGGCATGAGCCCGTTCGTGGGCTTCCCCGCCGACGTCGCTGCGGACATGAACAGACTCGCGCGGCAGTTTGTCTGGGCAACGGCGCTCGCCAACGCAGCATTCTGGCTCGCGCTCGGAGGGCTGTCGGGATGGGCGATTCAGCGATTCGTCGCGAAATCCGTCGTCTGA
- a CDS encoding CbtB domain-containing protein, protein MQSQATIAGTTRATLLSKGIQLASALFLGIVVLYGSGFVQSSEVHNAAHDMRHAAGFPCH, encoded by the coding sequence ATGCAAAGCCAGGCCACCATTGCTGGAACCACCCGCGCTACCCTGCTTTCGAAGGGGATCCAGCTCGCGTCCGCCCTGTTCCTGGGGATCGTGGTGCTGTACGGCTCGGGTTTCGTGCAGTCGTCAGAGGTGCACAACGCGGCGCACGACATGCGTCATGCCGCAGGCTTCCCCTGCCACTGA
- a CDS encoding DsrE/DsrF/DrsH-like family protein, translated as MARKIDIVCVSGTREKLQMAAMFASVAAATGDTVTVFFSMNALKHFVKGAAGDAPSEGEFGTLMNQHGVPPFKQLFKQAAELGDAKLLPCSMAMDLLKITRDELDPEFGPPTGLTRFLSDAEGGQLLTF; from the coding sequence ATGGCACGAAAAATCGACATCGTGTGCGTTTCCGGCACGCGCGAGAAGCTGCAGATGGCGGCGATGTTCGCGTCGGTCGCTGCCGCCACCGGGGACACGGTGACGGTGTTCTTTTCGATGAATGCGCTGAAGCATTTCGTCAAAGGCGCGGCGGGAGACGCGCCGTCCGAAGGGGAGTTCGGGACGCTGATGAACCAGCACGGCGTGCCGCCCTTCAAGCAGCTGTTCAAGCAGGCCGCGGAGCTCGGGGACGCCAAGCTGCTGCCGTGCTCGATGGCCATGGACCTGCTCAAGATCACGCGAGACGAGCTGGACCCGGAGTTCGGTCCGCCGACGGGGCTGACGCGCTTTCTCAGCGATGCCGAGGGCGGCCAGCTTCTCACTTTTTGA
- a CDS encoding phosphate/phosphite/phosphonate ABC transporter substrate-binding protein, translated as MFALTRFQSLCIAALALALAVPARAADYVFSAPPLADPIDDRAVYGPVAEYLSAVIGKKIVYRRSDNSLAYPEQMRKGTYDLAFDDPHFVSWRMVKLQHTPLAKLPGELVFAVVSRNDNNEVSDVRDLIGRPVCALVPPNIATLTLMAQFENPAREPLIVEKQSYTATYEGVISKSCVGAAVPVGIAQKLANEGVMRIIYESDGVPNQGFSAGPRFSAEDRTKMADALVAPEARTKLARFFDTWSKDKNLQRASHAEYQGVARLLKNTYGFDLSATAADPTVR; from the coding sequence ATGTTTGCGCTTACCCGATTCCAATCTCTCTGCATTGCGGCCCTCGCGCTCGCCCTCGCCGTGCCCGCCCGAGCGGCTGACTACGTCTTCTCCGCGCCTCCGCTCGCGGACCCCATCGACGATAGAGCGGTATATGGGCCGGTCGCCGAGTATCTGTCGGCGGTCATTGGCAAGAAGATCGTGTACCGTCGCTCGGACAACTCGCTCGCCTATCCAGAGCAGATGCGCAAAGGGACGTATGATCTGGCATTCGATGATCCGCACTTTGTGTCCTGGCGTATGGTCAAGTTGCAGCACACGCCGCTTGCCAAGCTCCCCGGAGAACTGGTATTCGCGGTCGTGTCGCGCAATGACAACAACGAGGTGAGCGACGTCAGGGACCTGATCGGCCGGCCGGTGTGCGCACTCGTGCCACCGAACATTGCCACCCTGACGCTCATGGCGCAGTTCGAGAACCCGGCCCGCGAGCCGCTCATCGTCGAGAAACAGTCCTACACGGCGACATACGAGGGTGTGATCAGCAAGAGCTGCGTCGGTGCCGCCGTTCCGGTTGGGATCGCCCAGAAACTGGCCAATGAAGGAGTGATGAGGATTATCTACGAGAGTGACGGCGTGCCGAACCAAGGGTTCTCGGCCGGCCCGCGCTTTTCGGCCGAGGACCGGACCAAGATGGCGGATGCGCTCGTTGCCCCCGAGGCCCGGACGAAGCTCGCAAGGTTCTTCGATACCTGGAGCAAGGACAAGAACCTGCAGCGCGCGTCGCATGCGGAGTACCAAGGCGTGGCCCGGCTCCTCAAGAACACGTACGGCTTCGACCTTTCGGCGACCGCGGCCGACCCAACGGTGCGCTGA
- the msrB gene encoding peptide-methionine (R)-S-oxide reductase MsrB, whose translation MKRRNVLKVLASAPVLALPAFRGWAAPPASADIEALRRNWRELLAEGADVELSTEPLRRPNEEWKKILPLAQYRVLREEDTERAYTSPLNEEKRPGVYVCAGCRLPLFTSAMKYDSGTGWPSFFTTIPGAFETKKDYFLIFPRTEYHCVRCGGHHGHVFDDGPPPTGERWCNNGVALKFIPKTATA comes from the coding sequence ATGAAGCGGCGAAACGTCCTCAAGGTCCTGGCGAGCGCGCCCGTCCTGGCGTTGCCCGCCTTCCGCGGATGGGCCGCGCCGCCGGCGTCCGCGGACATCGAGGCGCTGCGGCGGAACTGGAGGGAGCTCCTCGCCGAGGGTGCCGACGTCGAGCTCTCGACCGAACCGCTCAGGCGCCCGAACGAGGAGTGGAAGAAGATCCTGCCCCTGGCGCAGTACCGCGTGCTGCGCGAGGAGGACACCGAGCGCGCCTACACCAGCCCCCTCAACGAGGAGAAGCGCCCCGGCGTCTACGTCTGCGCCGGGTGCCGCCTCCCGCTATTCACCTCCGCGATGAAGTACGACAGCGGGACCGGCTGGCCGAGCTTCTTCACCACGATCCCGGGCGCCTTCGAGACGAAGAAGGATTACTTCCTGATCTTTCCGCGCACGGAGTACCACTGCGTGCGCTGCGGCGGCCACCACGGGCACGTCTTCGACGACGGCCCGCCGCCCACGGGCGAGCGCTGGTGCAACAACGGCGTGGCGCTCAAGTTCATCCCGAAGACGGCGACCGCCTGA
- a CDS encoding DNA-3-methyladenine glycosylase, producing MKRLGRVFYNRPAIEVAHDLLGKYLVHVSGGVERVGRIVEVEAYLGPHDLAAHSAKGMTPRTKVMFGPPGHAYVYLIYGIYHCMNVVTDREGHASAVLLRALEPVRNVAGPTQGPGLLCRAMAIDRRLHGHDLVSEHFYIAAPPRAEPVVMVKRPRVGVDYAGHWAKRLLRFYIRGNPFVSKP from the coding sequence ATGAAACGGCTTGGCCGTGTCTTTTACAACCGGCCGGCGATCGAGGTCGCACACGATCTCCTCGGGAAGTACCTGGTGCACGTCTCGGGCGGCGTCGAGCGCGTGGGGCGGATCGTCGAGGTCGAGGCCTATCTCGGTCCGCACGATCTCGCGGCGCATTCCGCGAAGGGGATGACTCCCCGGACGAAGGTGATGTTCGGCCCCCCGGGCCACGCCTACGTGTACCTCATCTACGGCATCTACCACTGCATGAACGTCGTGACGGATCGCGAGGGCCACGCCTCGGCGGTGCTCCTGCGCGCGCTCGAACCGGTGCGAAACGTCGCCGGCCCCACCCAGGGGCCCGGTCTCCTGTGCCGGGCGATGGCGATCGACCGGCGCCTGCACGGGCACGACCTGGTGAGCGAGCACTTCTATATCGCGGCACCCCCGAGGGCCGAGCCGGTCGTGATGGTGAAGCGCCCGCGCGTGGGCGTGGACTACGCGGGTCATTGGGCGAAAAGGCTCTTGCGTTTCTATATCCGCGGCAACCCGTTCGTCTCTAAACCCTAG
- a CDS encoding NAD(P)H-dependent oxidoreductase gives MPRRILIIEGHPDPSGTRFGNALAAAYAAAAEDAGHEVARIVVARLDFPLLRTQKEFDAGEPPEPIRAAQESIRWADHLVLFYPLWHGDVPALLKGFLEQVFRPGFAAETQRGKLPRKGLTGKSARIVVTMGMPAFVYRWYFGAHGLKSLERNILRFSGVRPVRATLIGLVEGSPARRQHWLEQMRRLGRSAR, from the coding sequence ATGCCGAGACGCATCCTGATCATCGAGGGTCATCCCGACCCGAGCGGCACGCGCTTCGGCAACGCGCTCGCGGCCGCCTATGCCGCAGCGGCCGAAGACGCCGGCCACGAGGTCGCCCGGATCGTCGTCGCCCGGCTCGACTTCCCGCTGCTCCGCACCCAGAAGGAGTTCGACGCCGGTGAGCCGCCGGAGCCGATCCGCGCCGCGCAGGAATCGATCCGCTGGGCCGATCACCTCGTCCTGTTCTATCCGCTCTGGCACGGCGACGTGCCGGCCCTGCTCAAGGGCTTTCTCGAGCAGGTGTTCCGCCCGGGCTTCGCGGCGGAGACGCAGCGGGGCAAGCTCCCGAGGAAGGGATTGACCGGGAAGTCCGCGCGCATCGTCGTCACGATGGGCATGCCGGCGTTCGTCTACCGCTGGTACTTCGGCGCCCACGGCCTGAAGAGCCTCGAGCGCAACATCCTCCGCTTCTCCGGCGTGCGGCCCGTGCGCGCGACGCTGATCGGGCTGGTCGAGGGCAGCCCGGCGCGGCGTCAGCACTGGCTCGAGCAGATGCGCCGCCTGGGCCGAAGCGCGCGCTGA
- the cynS gene encoding cyanase, whose amino-acid sequence MKKSEMTEAILAAKTRKKLAWEQIAEKTGLSPVFTTSACLGMNSMPKEHADKLCAALGLPGEVSEALQAFPHKAWDKTIPTDPVIYRFYEALNVYGETMKLLIGEKFGDGIMSAIDFSMTIDKQPDPKGDRVVITMNGKFLPYKVF is encoded by the coding sequence ATGAAAAAGTCCGAAATGACCGAAGCCATCCTGGCTGCCAAGACCCGGAAGAAGCTCGCCTGGGAACAGATCGCCGAAAAGACCGGGCTGTCCCCGGTATTCACCACGTCCGCGTGCCTGGGCATGAACAGCATGCCGAAGGAACATGCCGACAAGCTGTGCGCGGCGCTCGGTCTGCCGGGCGAGGTATCGGAGGCGCTCCAGGCCTTCCCGCACAAGGCGTGGGACAAGACCATCCCGACGGATCCGGTGATCTACCGGTTCTACGAGGCGTTGAACGTGTACGGCGAGACCATGAAGCTGCTGATCGGCGAGAAGTTCGGCGATGGCATCATGAGCGCGATCGACTTCTCGATGACGATCGACAAGCAGCCCGATCCCAAGGGCGACCGCGTGGTCATCACGATGAACGGGAAGTTTCTTCCGTACAAGGTGTTCTAA
- a CDS encoding ferritin-like domain-containing protein — protein MEKTGSEMGMNKTGVQMSPKDIERMLKNVEESGAEAGDGSGIAAVRTSYITEAEPVGTVPMPGTVKGAAKAGVKKLTGKSPEVFLDMLGERLAFERGGVRLYESMLTKCQATPEKIPGMSTEQLTHFRDEEAKHFRWVAEALESLGADPTAQTPGADVTGIESMGIMQVMDDPRTTLSQSLHALLVAELADHDGWELLIKLADDMGQDEMAKNFRQALKEEGEHLSHVRAWHEQSVRSELK, from the coding sequence ATGGAAAAGACAGGCAGTGAGATGGGCATGAACAAGACCGGCGTGCAGATGTCGCCCAAGGACATCGAACGCATGCTGAAGAACGTCGAGGAAAGCGGGGCCGAGGCGGGGGACGGCTCGGGCATCGCCGCGGTGCGCACGAGCTACATCACCGAAGCGGAGCCGGTCGGCACCGTGCCGATGCCGGGGACGGTCAAGGGCGCGGCGAAGGCGGGGGTGAAGAAGCTCACCGGGAAGAGCCCGGAAGTATTCCTCGACATGCTCGGCGAGCGGCTGGCCTTCGAACGCGGCGGCGTCCGGCTGTACGAATCGATGCTGACCAAGTGCCAGGCGACGCCGGAGAAGATTCCGGGCATGTCGACCGAGCAGCTCACGCACTTCCGCGACGAGGAGGCCAAGCACTTCCGCTGGGTCGCCGAGGCGCTGGAGTCGCTGGGCGCGGACCCGACCGCGCAGACGCCGGGGGCCGACGTCACCGGCATCGAGTCGATGGGGATCATGCAGGTGATGGACGACCCGCGCACGACGCTCTCCCAGTCCCTGCACGCGCTCCTCGTCGCCGAGCTGGCCGACCACGACGGCTGGGAGCTTCTGATCAAGCTGGCCGATGACATGGGCCAGGACGAGATGGCGAAGAACTTTCGCCAGGCGCTCAAGGAAGAAGGGGAGCATCTGAGCCATGTGCGCGCCTGGCACGAGCAGAGCGTGCGCAGCGAGTTGAAGTAA
- a CDS encoding sulfurtransferase TusA family protein encodes MGQCKVIDARNTFCPGPLMELITYMKQAKVGETLELLSTDQGSATDVPEWIKKVGHEMISSEKVGEVWHIKVRKAK; translated from the coding sequence ATGGGTCAGTGCAAGGTCATCGACGCACGCAACACGTTCTGCCCCGGGCCACTGATGGAACTCATCACCTACATGAAGCAGGCCAAGGTGGGGGAGACGCTGGAGCTGCTGTCGACCGACCAGGGCTCGGCCACCGACGTGCCGGAATGGATCAAGAAGGTGGGCCACGAGATGATCAGCAGCGAGAAGGTCGGCGAGGTCTGGCACATCAAGGTTCGCAAGGCGAAGTAG
- the recQ gene encoding DNA helicase RecQ, which translates to MDDARHILHSVFGYERFRGHQEEVIATLLAGRDALVLMPTGGGKSLCYQIPAIARPGTGIVISPLIALMQDQVAALTQAGVPAAFLNSTQAPNAQREVERQLLRGDLDLLYVAPERLTLERTLEMLAGARLALFAIDEAHCVSQWGHDFRPEYMQLSVLHERFPDVPRIALTATADEPTRREIVARLKLEDARVFVSSFDRPNIRYRIGQGGNAREQLLRFIREEHAGDAGIVYCLSRRRVDETAEWLAERGYTALPYHAGLEPAVRAANQARFLNEEGVIMVATIAFGMGIDKPNVRFVAHLNLPKSIEAYYQETGRAGRDGLAADAWMTYGLQDVILLRQMLEASDADDAHKRVERHKLDAMLAFCELTTCRRQALLGYFGETAPRPCGNCDTCLDPPETWDATVPAQKALSCVHRTGQRFGVSYLVDVLLGKDDDRIRRFGHDALSTYGIGKELDANAWRGVFRQLIARGLLAVDIEGHGGLRLTEGSRAVLRGEERLWLRREAKPERTRKAKAAREAHGAFTAEADVRLWEALRTRRLELAREKGVPPYVVFHDATLAEMVERRPRTLEALSHISGVGERKLAAYGDDFLAVIRTHAAESEPIEATAPAS; encoded by the coding sequence ATGGACGACGCCCGCCACATCCTGCACAGCGTTTTCGGCTACGAACGGTTCCGCGGACACCAGGAGGAGGTCATCGCGACGCTCCTCGCCGGGCGGGACGCCCTGGTGCTCATGCCGACGGGCGGCGGCAAATCGCTGTGCTACCAGATCCCGGCGATCGCCCGCCCCGGCACCGGCATCGTGATCTCGCCGCTCATCGCGCTCATGCAGGACCAGGTGGCGGCGCTCACGCAGGCGGGCGTGCCCGCGGCGTTCCTCAACTCGACGCAGGCCCCCAACGCGCAGCGCGAGGTCGAGCGCCAGCTGCTGCGCGGCGACCTCGACCTGCTCTACGTCGCGCCCGAGCGCCTGACCCTGGAGCGCACGCTGGAGATGCTCGCCGGCGCCCGGCTCGCGCTCTTCGCCATCGACGAGGCGCACTGCGTCTCGCAGTGGGGGCACGACTTCCGCCCGGAGTACATGCAGCTTTCCGTGCTGCACGAGCGCTTCCCGGACGTCCCCCGGATCGCGCTCACGGCGACGGCCGACGAGCCCACGCGCCGGGAAATCGTCGCGCGCCTCAAGCTCGAGGACGCCCGCGTCTTCGTGAGCAGCTTCGACCGCCCAAACATCCGCTACCGCATCGGGCAGGGCGGCAACGCGCGCGAGCAGCTCCTGCGCTTCATCCGCGAGGAGCACGCGGGCGACGCCGGCATCGTCTACTGCCTGTCGCGCCGGCGCGTGGACGAGACCGCCGAATGGCTCGCGGAGCGCGGCTACACGGCGCTGCCGTACCACGCCGGCCTCGAGCCCGCCGTCCGGGCCGCCAACCAGGCGCGCTTCCTGAACGAGGAGGGCGTGATCATGGTCGCGACCATCGCCTTCGGCATGGGCATCGACAAGCCGAACGTCCGCTTCGTCGCGCACCTCAACCTCCCGAAGAGCATCGAGGCGTACTACCAGGAGACCGGCCGCGCGGGACGCGACGGCCTCGCGGCGGATGCCTGGATGACCTACGGGTTGCAGGACGTGATCCTCCTGCGCCAGATGCTCGAGGCCTCGGACGCCGACGACGCGCACAAGCGGGTCGAGCGCCACAAGCTCGACGCGATGCTCGCCTTCTGCGAGCTCACCACCTGCCGCCGGCAGGCGTTGCTCGGCTACTTCGGCGAGACGGCGCCGCGTCCGTGCGGCAACTGCGACACCTGCCTCGATCCGCCCGAGACCTGGGACGCCACCGTGCCCGCGCAGAAGGCGCTCTCGTGCGTGCACCGCACCGGACAGCGCTTCGGCGTGAGCTACCTCGTCGACGTCCTGCTGGGCAAGGACGACGACCGCATCCGGCGCTTCGGCCACGATGCGCTGAGCACGTACGGCATCGGCAAGGAGCTCGACGCGAACGCCTGGCGCGGCGTCTTCCGGCAGCTCATCGCCCGCGGGCTGCTCGCCGTCGATATCGAGGGGCACGGCGGGCTGCGCCTGACGGAGGGCAGCCGCGCGGTGCTGCGCGGCGAGGAGCGGCTGTGGCTGCGGCGCGAGGCCAAGCCGGAACGGACGCGCAAGGCGAAGGCCGCGCGCGAGGCGCACGGCGCTTTCACGGCCGAGGCCGACGTGCGTCTCTGGGAGGCGCTGCGAACGCGCCGCCTCGAGCTCGCGCGCGAGAAGGGCGTTCCGCCCTATGTCGTGTTTCACGACGCCACCCTCGCCGAAATGGTCGAGCGCCGGCCGCGCACGCTCGAGGCGCTCTCGCACATATCGGGCGTCGGCGAACGCAAGCTCGCGGCCTACGGCGACGACTTCCTCGCCGTCATTCGGACGCACGCGGCCGAGTCCGAGCCGATCGAGGCGACGGCCCCCGCTTCGTGA